The region GGTGGAAAGCCGGATCTATGCTGAAGATCCCTATAGGGGTTTCCTGCCCTCCATCGGACGGCTGGTGCGCTACCGGCCGCCGGAGGAGGTGTTTTCCGACGAATTGTCGATCCGCAACGATACGGGCGTCGTGGAAGGGTCGGAGATTTCCATGTTCTACGATCCGATGATCGCCAAGCTGATCACCCATGCGTCGACGCGAGCAGAAGCGATCGATGCGATGAGTTCGGCGCTCGACGCCTTTTACGTGGATGGCATTCAGCACAACGTCCCGTTCCTGACGGCGCTCATGAACCATGCGCGCTGGAAGGCCGGTGATCTGTCGACCAGTTTCATTGCCGACGAGTATCCCGACGGCTTCTTTGCCGCCACTCCGGACGATGATGCCTACGCCGTTTTCGCCGCGGTGGTGCTTTCCATGGGCGCGCTGGAGCGGGAGCGCCTGGACCATCTGCCCGGGCGCCTGCGTCCGCATTCGGGCGCGGTGCGCGAGGACTGGGTGATCAAGCTGGACAAGACATATCTGCCGATCCGGCTGGCGGCGGGATATCCGGGAACGCCGGTGGAAATCGATGTCGCGATCGGCGACGGTCCGGTCATGAATGTCGAGATCCGACTGGGCACCGGGCGAACCGCTATGGTCGGGCAGGGTAGGTTCGCGGTCGGTGACGGTTCAGGTGCGAAAGCTGCCCGGCGGCTATCGTCTGGACTGGCAGGGTTACTCCGTCACCGCCAAGGTGATGACACCGCGCATTGCCGAACTGGACCGGCTGATGCCGGATAAACTGCCGCCCGACACCTCCAAGATGCTCCTTTGTCCGATGCCGGGGCTCGTCGTCTCCATTCATGTTGCCGAAGGGCAGGAAGTCAAAGCCGGAGAGCAACTGGCGGTGGTCGAGGCCATGAAGATGGAGAATGTGCTGCGCGCGGAGCGGGACTGCGTCGTTACCGCGGTCAAGGCGGCACCGGGCGACAGCCTGGCTGTGGATGCAGTGATCATGGAGTTCTCTTGAGGGGCCGGCACCTGATTTGACAGCGGAACCTCGTACACGGTACGGCAACTCGTAATGGTAAAGTTACAGGACGCACCTTCTTTCCCGGGGGCCATATGCCGCTTCTGACCGCATTATTCGACCTGGACGGGACCCTGACCGATCCCTTCGACGGTATTGTCCGGTCGATCCAGTTCGCAATGGAGAAGATGGGAAGGTTCGCGCCGCCGGCGGAGGATCTGCGCTGGTGCATCGGGCCGCCGCTCTGGGACAGTTTCAAGGTGCTGCTTGAGACCGATGAGAAAGGGCGGCTGGATCATGCCGTCGCATTCTACCGGGAACGCTATACGGTTACCGGTCTGTTCGAGAATGCGCTGATCGAAGGCATTCCCCTAGCCCTTGAGCAATTGCAGAGCGCCGGCATCCGCCTGCATGTCTGCACTTCCAAGCCCCATGCCTATGCCGGCAAGATCGTGGAGCACTTCGGGCTGATGCCCTATTTCGGCAAGGTACACGGATCCGAACTCGACGGCACCCGATCCGCCAAGACAGAGCTGATCGCGCATGTTCTCGAGGAAGAGAAGATCGCGGCGTCCCGAACGATCATGATCGGCGACCGCAAGCATGATCTTGCCGGTGCCAATGCCAATGGGGTGGCCGGCATAGGGGTGCTGTGGGGATATGGCAGCCGCGACGAACTCGCGGCGGAAAACCCGGTCCTGATCGCCGAAAGGCCTGCCGAGATGATTTCGTATCTTCAAGCGGCAGCGTTGCCAGCAGCCTGACAGGCACCAGGCCGGGATTGACGTCGCGTGCCGCCTTCGTCGCATGGGTTCTCCTCAATCCTCGCCGTCATTTTAACCCCTGATTCAGACCGTGTTCCTTAAGGTAAGTGAACGCATAATTCTGAACGAGGCGGGTACGAATGGACGCTGCGGATACGGGCGATAGAGCGACGCCGTCCCGCGGGGCGGTGGGCGTTGGCTATTGTACCCGCGCCGGAAGGCTGCCGCCTGTTCTGCCCCGCGGCTATGATCTTCATCCGATCGATCCCTATCTCCACACTGAAATCAGTACGTTCCGTATCTGCCTGGTGGCGGCTGAGCCCGGTGAACTGACGAGCCTTTTGGGCGAGGCGGTTTCGCTGCTTGGGGAGGATTGCATCTTCATCGCCTGTGCCGATGAGATGCCGGATGCCGAGACCCAGATGGCACTGCTGGAAGCGGGAGCGGATGATGTCGTGTCCGCGTGCGACAGCGCGACGATGGCCATTGCCTTGAAGCGCGCGGAAAAGGCGATCGCGCGCGCGGAACGGGCGAACCATCGGTGCCGGGAAACCGCCAATGAACGGGACATCCTGCAGTCAGCCATAGACAACCTGCCTTCGCCGATCTTCTTCAAGGACCGGGATGGCATCTATCGTGGCTGCAACAAGGCCTTTGAGCGATTCATCAGATTGCCCGCGGACAAAGTGCGCGGTTCCAGTGTTTATGATGTCGCCCCGCAGGAACTGGCACAGGTCTACGAGGCCGCCGACGAGAAGCTGATGCAGGCGGGCGGTGTCCAGATTTACGATGCGGAGGTCAGGTTCGCGACCGGCGAGTATCGCCATGTGACCTTTCACAAGGCCGTCACGCGCGACAAGACCACCGGTCGGGTGAACGGACTTGCCGGCGCCATGCTGGACATCACCGAGCGCAAGCAGCTCGAGGAGCGGCTGAAGCGGGCAGCGGAACGGGATGACCTCACCAACGCCTACAACCGGCGGCGGTTCTTCGAGCTGGCGGGCGAGATCGAGGCCCGGTGCCGGCAGGACGCCATTGCCTTGTCGGTGCTTGTCGTGGACGTTGATCATTTCAAGCAGATCAACGACCATTTCGGTCATGCGTGCGGAGACGCCGCCCTGTGTCACCTCGTCACCATCCTCGACGCGGAACTTGCCGAGCCGCACATTTTCGCAAGAGCCGGAGGGGAGGAGTTCTATTGCCTGCTTTACGACTGCGACCTGCGGAAGGCCTACCGGATCGCGGAGCGCGTTCGCAAACGGGTCGAGACCGCTCCCGTCAGTTTCGATGGTCTGGATATATCGCTTGAGATCAGCATCGGCGTTGCGGATGTCGGCAATGGCGAGAAATTGAGCCAGGCGATCATCCGCGCCGACCAGTCGCTGTACCAGGCCAAGGACAAGGGCAGAAACCGGGTCTGCACGGCGTGATACGCGAAGACAAGGTCCCATCGCCGGTGCCCGGAACCAGTTTGCGATTGCCTTTCGGTGCTTTCAGCGATACTGAAAATACATGAGAACAGTTCTCGGGGCGGGGTGAAATTCCCCACCGGCGGTATCAGGGAGACCTGGAGCCCGCGAGCGCCCTGGAATACGGATAGGTGTTCCAGGGGTCAGCAGATCCGGTGAGAGGCCGGAGCCGACGGTAACAGTCCGGATGGGAGAGAACTTGGCCGCGGGTCTCCCGGGATCTGCGGGCGCGTGTCTTTTGAGGCTGTTCTGGACGATAAACTGGAACGGACCACGACATGACCGCCTTGAATGCAAAGTCATCACACAAACCGCTGCTCGCAGCCCTGGCAATGATCGGGGCGGGGGCATCTTTCGCCCTGGTCAACGGCGCCCTGCAGGCCTCGACCATGCAACTGGGTGTGCCATCGACCTCCGCCGCCTTTTGGCAATATGCGCTGGGCCTTCTTGTTGCCTTGCCCTGGGTGCTGAGGCGCGGCCTTACGGCCTTGAGAACCCGGCAGATAGGCTGGCACCTTCTGCGCGCGGCGCTGGCCGTCATCGGCATTCAAATGTGGGTTGCCGGTCTTGCGCGCGTGGAAATCTGGCAGGCGATTGCGCTGGTAATGACCTCGCCGTTCTTTGTCATCATCGGCGCAAAGCTGTTTTTCCGCGAGCGGGTCGGGCCGGTCCGCTGGCTCGCCACCGTTGCGGGGTTCACCGGCGGGATGATCATCCTGGAGCCATGGAAAGACGTGTTCCAGTGGGGAGCGGTGCTGCCGGTCGCGGCGGCCGCTTTCTGGGCGGGCACCTCGCTTGTGACCAAGAAGCTCACCCAGACCGAACAAGCCGATTCCATTACCGTCTATCTTCTCCTGCTGCTGACGCCGGTCAACGCCGTGCTGGCACTGGGCGACGGCGGCATCGTGCCGTCCGGTCTCGCGCTTTGGCTTCTTGTTGCGGCCGGCCTACTGACGGTGCTGGCAAACTTCCTTCTGACACTGGCCTATCAGCAGGCGGATGCGGCGTTCGTGCAGCCGTTCGATCATCTCAAACTGCCGCTCAACATCGCTGTCGGATTTCTTGCATTCGGCTTTGCCCCTTCCGGCGCCTTCTGGCCCGGCGCGCTCGTCATAGTGGGGGCATCATTGCTGGTCATGATGGATGAACAGAAGAAGTCCGCCCGGCAATCCGCGGCCGCCGTCCGGGGCTGAACGCTTTGGCTGTGCGGAGACATTTCCGTCTGCGGTAATCTGAACTAAGCTGACAAGGCAATCAGCGACAGGAGAACTTGATGACAACCGATCCGTTGACCGTTCATGTGCTGATCGAAGGCCGTGTGCAAGGGGTCGGGTACAGAGCCTGGTGCGCGGAGGAAGCTGAAGCGAGGGACTTGTCCGGCTGGGTCCGGAACCTGGAATCCGGCGCCGTGGAGGCGGTCTTCACAGGACCGTCCGACACAGTCGTGGACATGCTGGATGCGCTCTGGATGGGGCCGTCCCTGGCCAGGGTGAACCTGATCAAGGACCTGGACGCAACCGAACCGGCGCGTGGTCCGTTCGAAGTCCGCGACATCGGCTGACACCAGCGCCGACCGGAAAAACTATATCAATTTCGGAATTCGAAGTTGTCTTGTCATTGAATTATCGCAATGATCTGGTCT is a window of Roseibium salinum DNA encoding:
- a CDS encoding acylphosphatase; translated protein: MTTDPLTVHVLIEGRVQGVGYRAWCAEEAEARDLSGWVRNLESGAVEAVFTGPSDTVVDMLDALWMGPSLARVNLIKDLDATEPARGPFEVRDIG
- a CDS encoding sensor domain-containing diguanylate cyclase — encoded protein: MDAADTGDRATPSRGAVGVGYCTRAGRLPPVLPRGYDLHPIDPYLHTEISTFRICLVAAEPGELTSLLGEAVSLLGEDCIFIACADEMPDAETQMALLEAGADDVVSACDSATMAIALKRAEKAIARAERANHRCRETANERDILQSAIDNLPSPIFFKDRDGIYRGCNKAFERFIRLPADKVRGSSVYDVAPQELAQVYEAADEKLMQAGGVQIYDAEVRFATGEYRHVTFHKAVTRDKTTGRVNGLAGAMLDITERKQLEERLKRAAERDDLTNAYNRRRFFELAGEIEARCRQDAIALSVLVVDVDHFKQINDHFGHACGDAALCHLVTILDAELAEPHIFARAGGEEFYCLLYDCDLRKAYRIAERVRKRVETAPVSFDGLDISLEISIGVADVGNGEKLSQAIIRADQSLYQAKDKGRNRVCTA
- a CDS encoding DMT family transporter → MTALNAKSSHKPLLAALAMIGAGASFALVNGALQASTMQLGVPSTSAAFWQYALGLLVALPWVLRRGLTALRTRQIGWHLLRAALAVIGIQMWVAGLARVEIWQAIALVMTSPFFVIIGAKLFFRERVGPVRWLATVAGFTGGMIILEPWKDVFQWGAVLPVAAAAFWAGTSLVTKKLTQTEQADSITVYLLLLLTPVNAVLALGDGGIVPSGLALWLLVAAGLLTVLANFLLTLAYQQADAAFVQPFDHLKLPLNIAVGFLAFGFAPSGAFWPGALVIVGASLLVMMDEQKKSARQSAAAVRG
- a CDS encoding HAD hydrolase-like protein — translated: MPLLTALFDLDGTLTDPFDGIVRSIQFAMEKMGRFAPPAEDLRWCIGPPLWDSFKVLLETDEKGRLDHAVAFYRERYTVTGLFENALIEGIPLALEQLQSAGIRLHVCTSKPHAYAGKIVEHFGLMPYFGKVHGSELDGTRSAKTELIAHVLEEEKIAASRTIMIGDRKHDLAGANANGVAGIGVLWGYGSRDELAAENPVLIAERPAEMISYLQAAALPAA